In Trichoplusia ni isolate ovarian cell line Hi5 unplaced genomic scaffold, tn1 tig00001493, whole genome shotgun sequence, the DNA window GGTAGATACCTAAGCACAATTATACATTACATTGCTTCACTGGACTACTACTAATACACTActcatgtttataaaatattttttacagaaattaATCCTTATATCGAAGCACAAAAGAATAATAAGCAGTGGCAAAGCGTTCACGGCTACGTGCAAGTCCGTCCAGGGGCCCATGCCTTCTACTGGTTCTTCTATGCAGAAGGGACAATTGTTGATGCTAGAAGCAAACCAATTATAATATGGATACAAGGAGGTCCAGGCTTTGCAGCTAGTGGCATCGGGAACTTTGCCGAATTAGGCCCTTTAACCATGGATATGCAACCCCGAAACCACACTTGGGTAAGCGAAAGTATTGAAATGATTTCGGTATTTTGTCCTGCTTCAAAATAACTCCTTATCTATGAggataacattgtttacatatttaCCGACGAACAGTTAATGAGTAATGATTTACCGAACCcacaaagtttaaattatttgtattggtGCGCTATTTACGATATTCTCGACTTTTACCTCATTAGGGTGGGAGGATCCGtcagtaaaataatgaattgcAGATTTTTGGACTTAATACAGCTGAAAGGTTTAACGAGAGATATAGTTATACACGTGGATAATACGCAAGTTGTTATGGATGGCAGTCGTTAATCTAATGAATACTTTGCGTGCTTTCTCACatgataacaataacattacggaaacattaattatttatgacttCAGCGGACAAGGTTCGCGGAgctactataaaatatataataaaattataattaagcgtaattaaaatgtcatggtgtccatataattttattctgaagtactaagCTAGGTGTGTTGCGTAAAATGATTAAGTATCTActtgtgaattttattaaaaataatgtaatcaattcaataatttaaaataaaatcggaCAGATCACCCGTGGCAGCactgaaaactaaaaatcataaaaagtagGTTCAGCTATGAGCTAActaaaatttagttttgttagtttACACGTTAGGAACATTTGTCGTTAATGTTGTGctaaagaaatgtattttgaagTTATGTGAATAGGACCTAGATCTTATTCCATATTTTTAGCACGTCTGGCAGGGCACTAAAATGTCCTTCAAGGATCGGACAGGGTGTTTCATACACAGTGTAATTTTTTGCGGTGTCTCTCGTAATTTACagagcataaaataaaatacagaatattatttacaaaccaTATGTGACGTATGTGGAGGATGTTATTTATTGTCATCAGTTTAATTGACGTTAATTACCTACTCTCATGGCTTCTGTTTTGGGTTCATGGTGTTTCCAATttaaaacggggaaaaatatatcactcgttttatttttatgttttcaggTAAAAAAGAGAAACGTGTTATTTATCGATCATCCTGTTGGCTCTGGATTTAGCTATGTCACTGATAATACGTTATATGCAAAAACTGATCGAGAAGTAGGTAAGAACATTATCTTTATAAAGACAATAGTTCCACTAACGTAGAATTAGTATTTCCTTGAATTTGGTTATAGAGTGGACGAGTAATGTAGAGCGGCGGCAGGCGAAACTAGCGACTAAACGAgggtttttaatattacactaAACATCGcaactgtggaagcgagatctGCGAAGAGGGTAGatgttccgtacccaaagggtaaaaacggaacctgAATAGTGAGGCGCTGTTATCTGATAGTTAGACAGCTACccagatgatttatttctgttgctgctataactaatactaataccggaaaaaagtaaaaataaggaTCGAGtgtcattcaattttatcagGCTTTTTTAGACTTaattaggttttaattaattcaaagtaAAAACATACCTATTCACTTACtacacaattataatttttgctttttttttcagctaTGGATCTttcaaaagttataaaagttttctttaGAAGACACAAAACCTTTCGGAAGGCACCAACGTATTTGTTTAGTCAAAGTTACGGCGGGAAAATCTGCCCAAGATTGGCATTTTACTTACACACGGTACGTATCTCGCACCAAATGTATCCTATTACTATACACTGGTATTAATTCCAAAAGGGGATAAAAAATAAGCAGCCTGCTCAGATAAAAACTAGAATGGATGGGACTCTTGCAAATGgagacaattattttaaaagcaaaaatttaataaataataatgacactttgtaagaacaaaagaaaatacttttaaaccaGTATTTAACATATCTATTACAGGCAATCGAGAAAAAGagcttaaaaatgaattttaaggGGAATCGGCATTGGCAGCGGTTGGGTAGATCCAAAAGAAAGCATATCAGTGCAACCTGACATGCTGTATCTCTCGGTAAGTATTTCTGTTTGTTCAACTTTATCTTTATTCAGAGATTTCGTAacattttaagtacttattaagtAAGCTACTAAAGATTGTCACAATACTTTTGTGTATTTTAGGGGGCGATTGATCGAAATTTATATTTGACGTCATCAAGACTAGCTAAGAAGCTCGTTCGGTCTATAGAAACAAATGATTCTGCAGCGGATCATTTAGACGAGGTTCTCTTTAGTACTTTTAACAATCAGggagaaattaattttaataacgtcTATGCTCCTAGCCCTTACCCGGCGTTAGAAGAACTAGAACAGAAAATGAACAAATATGTGAAACCGACTTTAACTGGAGTTAATCAAACTAGGAATTGGTCGTTTCTATCGCTGAAAGCTTATCATAATTTGAAGCAAAGCTTTTTAGTGCCTTCGGTTTCTTTCTGTAAGTAACAAATTTACTAAATacatagttaattttttttttaaacattgtctCATTTTTGTCGTAACTGATGTGATGTTTATGTTTTAGTGGAATCCATTTTAGATCGCACGAAGTTGAAGGTCGCGATTTATAACGGAAACTTAGATGTTGTCACACCTTTGGGCGGTAAGTTAAGAAAGTATTGGGTCTTCCAGATAGTTCTGGGATTCagaatttaaactaataaattctGTATTATTCTAATTCAAATATGAATGTGCTCACCAGTTGTCGCTACTGGCGCGTGAGgtgtttaagttttattctGACATTCACCTAATTTTATAGAAACCTTAAAccctataaatttaaaattagcaagctttcacttatttatttagaacatCATGTATCTTAAACATGTGTTTGTTATAAGAACCTTACTAGCGCCTCTAGCGAAGAATTCCTAAATGTTAGCCTTTtccattaagtatttttttcaaagtcaataataatatttgtaggagCAGTCAACTGGGTGCATAAGTTAAATTGGCACGGCGCTGGAGAATTCGCTTTAGCCAAGAGGCATCCGATACGTGGACGAGGAAATGGGTATTATAAGGAGGCGAGGCGGTTGAGTTTTTGGTGGGTCTTTGGATCTGGACATTGGGTAAGCTGCACTCCTCGCTCTTAaactcgtatttttttaaacgccctattatttttaggaaactaTAACTAATAATTTGTAAAGGATATACGTTAACTTAGCAGTTGGGGACAGTGGCGTAGCTTGGGTCACTGTCATCCGGGGCGGATTCACACATTGGCGCCCAAACTACGAATCTAAAAAAGCTCGTTTAATTTGTTACGAAGTTAAGTTACACTGgtttctttatgttttgttcgCTCGCGGAATATCGAAATTTTACATGATAATTTGCCTTTTCTTAATTTTGCCGCCCTCCTGATAGTTGCGCTCGGAGGGGACCGCGCCCCTCCGTCCCATCGCTACGCCATTGGTTAGGGATTGCAGTTTCTTTCATAGAGAGTTAATTACTGTAAAACCTACcagttctttttttaacgtGTGGCTACAGGTTTGAAGTTCTTTATTCATTTGTCTAATATAATCGTTCCAGGTACCTGAAGAAAATCCTGAGGCAATGGAACAGATACTGGATTACGTCATAGAAGATACGAAAAATACGATGAATCGAGAAAAACCaacacaaaataacatttaacataTGAAAAcagtgaaattatttataagtttaccgaataagtttttataaactcCTCGGTAGGATAGCACTTCCAATTTTACcaaagatttaatataaaatgtgtatttgtAATTGTCATGTAATTGGCTCTTTGTAATgcgaaacttttttaatatctgttcATTGCTTCTTAGAAGATATTCTGAGAGTAATAAACAGGAACAGTGTAATCAGCAGATAGTAATATCTCATAATGAGAAGGAACATTTTGAAAaggttttcaaataattgtCCGTGTTGCTTAGATATATAACTGCTTACATGAGCCCAACTGAAACTTGAAGTTAACTTAAGCTTGACAGCGCACGGCGTAGAGATGCTCTTTCAGACAACTGCAAAATTTGGGTGGGTGGTAAGGCTCGACTAAGTCTCCATTGAAAGATATTTTGTACCTTATTCAATAGaacgactctcgcactaagAAATTGTATCCTTGTGGCACGAAAGGTTTCACAAGAATTCaaatcacacgcacaaagacccagactcaagacaagcattcgtggatcacgcaaacgcttgttctacgcg includes these proteins:
- the LOC113507315 gene encoding LOW QUALITY PROTEIN: serine carboxypeptidase-like 51 (The sequence of the model RefSeq protein was modified relative to this genomic sequence to represent the inferred CDS: deleted 1 base in 1 codon); amino-acid sequence: MNIFIIWITTIFCVMAEFVREEINPYIEAQKNNKQWQSVHGYVQVRPGAHAFYWFFYAEGTIVDARSKPIIIWIQGGPGFAASGIGNFAELGPLTMDMQPRNHTWVKKRNVLFIDHPVGSGFSYVTDNTLYAKTDREVAMDLSKVIKVFFRRHKTFRKAPTYLFSQSYGGKICPRLAFYLHTAIEKKSLKMNFKGIGIGSGWVDPKESISVQPDMLYLSGAIDRNLYLTSSRLAKKLVRSIETNDSAADHLDEVLFSTFNNQGEINFNNVYAPSPYPALEELEQKMNKYVKPTLTGVNQTRNWSFLSLKAYHNLKQSFLVPSVSFLESILDRTKLKVAIYNGNLDVVTPLGGAVNWVHKLNWHGAGEFALAKRHPIRGRGNGYYKEARRLSFWWVFGSGHWVPEENPEAMEQILDYVIEDTKNTMNREKPTQNNI